GGCAGGATAGACGGCGATCGCCCCCGCCAGCAGCTCGTTCAGGCCCGCAGGCGTGTTTCCAGGCATAAAGCCAACGGGTTCGCTGGTTGCCCCCACTACGATGCGCCCGTCGCGCCGGGGCACGATATAGGCTCCGGGCGCATACAGCACTTGCTGGAGCGGGAGTTCCGCCGTTGCGCTGGCCATTGCGCCAGAGGGAACCGTGACCGAAAACATTTGCCCCTTGCGCGGCTGTACGGGCACGGGTAGCAAGGCACGGCTCCAGGCTCCCGTCGCCAAGATGTAGTGGGGCGATCGCCACAGTCCCGCACTCGTTTGCACGCCAACCACCTGCTCCCTGCGCTGCTCTAGCCCCAGCACCTCCACGCCTTCGTGCATCTCCACCCCCAGCGACTCTGCCGCCAGCCGCAGCGTCAGCGTCAGCGCTCGATTGTCTACCTGCCCATCTTCGGCATACCACCAGCCGCCGACGACGCGATCGCCCAGCCCCGGCTGAGCCAGGTGGATGGCCGCAGTGTCGAGATAAGGGGAGGAATGAGGAGAAGGCAAATGGGCGCGTTGGCGTGGGGACGAACCCTCAATGGCGAGTTCTAGGGACAAAATGCCGCAGGGCCAGTAGCCCGTGGATTGTCCGGTCAAGTCTTCGAGTTTTTGCGTCCAGTCAGGATAGAGAGCGCGGCTCTGCAAACACAGGTCGAGCATCGGCCCGTCGAGATGCTCGGCGTAGGGAGCCAGCATTCCGGCAGCGGCATGGCTGGCGGCTTGCTTAAAGTCGCGGCTGAGCAGCGTCACCGACACACCACGCAGTCTTAACTCTACAGCGATCGCCAGTCCAACTGCACCACCGCCAATAATCAGCACATCAGAGGCCGAGTTCATATCTACAGCAGAAGGAGGGGGGTGAAACAGTCCACTACCCTACCATAGACCCCTAACGGGTGTCTGCGCTGGAGCCGCTGGGGCAGGTTGGGGCTGGAAGGTCGAGTCTTGTTGTGGAACGCTGCCGGGATCAGGCGAAAAGGTGGCCTCACCGCCAACTGAGGCAGGAGCCTGCTGAACGGGCGTTTCTCCGGCGGGGGTTGTGGCTTCACCCCCAACCGCAGCAGGGCTGGGAGGGGGCTGAGTCTGCTGACTGGTGCGAAAGATATTGGGAATGGGAAGCCTAGGCAGCGACAGCGTAGCGGAGGGATTTTTGACTGCATTGGATAGCAACAGCGCGGCGATTACCCCCAGCACAGAAAACGCAATCAGCCGCACTGCCCCAGTTGCCAGCGTATTAATCAAAGCACCCAACACCAGGATGATGAGAATGAAACCCACGATAGAGATCGTATTCATGCAGTTAGCCCCCTCCAGAGTTCACTCGACATCTCGATGTATCGTGCCTATCGTGCTGCGTTCCCATATCGCTTTCTCAAGTCTATGCTGGGCAGTTGCCCTCAGATAAGCTTGCGGCATTACGTCCGCCTCAACTCCGCCGGATTACCACAGCGCTCGAATTGGGCCGCGGCCACCAGAGTCGTAATAGTAGGTTCCATCGTAGTAGACCCCAGATGGCCCCCCCATGCCATCGTAGATGGGGCCGTCGCCATAGATGGGGCCATCGCCGTAGATAGGGCCGCCCATATCCTGGGTGCTGCGGCTAGGAGCCTGATTGGTGGCTTGGGGAACGGTTTGGGGATTGACCTGAGTCCGGGTCGAGGGCAGGTTGGCAGGAGCCTGAGCCGCAGGAGGCTGTTCCCGCGTTGGCCGCAGGGATGGTGGCGTGAACGAAATGGGCCAGCGGGTCTGGAAAATCGTCAGCGCGAAAAACACCAGCAGCCCAAAGCCCAGGTAGCGATACCAATCCTTTGCCAAGATGTTGACCAGGGCGGCCAGGATCAAAAACGCAATGAGAAACCCAAGAAACTCAGCAGTTAACAGCATGACCTGCTCCCCAAAATAGCCCCTAGTCCACACTTCCTTTGGGTTTGGATCTGGACGTAGAGGGCGATCGCCCTCCAGCCCCCGTCATCCTTCACCGTAAACTTCATCCGCAAACTGCCTAACCGCAAACTGCCTAACACCTTAGTCTGGCAAGCTAACCGCCGATCCTTCGTGGGAGAATTGGAAGACAGCGACGGCCGCGCCCAATCTGGAAAATCCCAGCCCAGACAATCCCAGCCCAGACAATCCCAGCCCAGACAATCCCAGCCCAGACAATCCCAGCCTAGCCAGTCCCAGATTGCCCCAGCCCCCTCTGCCTGCATGGCGCGAGTACTGCTAGCCCCCAGTTCACGCCCGTTGATCAAACGCATGATTCAGACTAAACCCACTAAACCAACCCACTCAACCAATTGTTATGAAAGCCAATTTGTTATGAAGGTCAATCCCCTGCTGTAATAGGATCTGACGGAGATAGTTTCCTGCTTTGTCCTCAGACGGTTTTCCTAAAGTCTGCACTGGCAGCATAGACCTAGCACGGCGAAGAAACAGAACCACTTGGCTGGAGCAGTTCGGTAGCACCCTCAAAAGCTCCCTCAAAATCGAGGCTCTGAAAAATCGAGGCTCTGAGGACTGGAACTCTGCAAAATCAGCCAAATACACGAATACTGAAATACATTTGTCCATCTAAACTCCATCTGAACTTTAACATTCCTTTTTGACTTGCATTCACCTCCCTCAGGGAGTCTTTTGAAAAATCTTTTGAAGCGTTTGGGAAACGCAAGGTTTGCGCTTATCCTCCTGATTTCTCCTGATTTCTACCCTCTAACCCCACACCTCTCAATGACCACTGCCGAACCGATCTGGATTTACGACACCACCCTGCGCGACGGTGCCCAGCGAGAAGGGCTGTCGCTTTCCTTAGAAGACAAGCTGCGAATCGCCCACCAGCTTGACCAGATGGGCATTCCCTTTATCGAAGGTGGCTGGCCGGGCGCAAACCCCAAAGACGTGCAGTTTTTCTGGCAAATCAAAGAAGAACCGCTGTCCCAGGCGGAAATTGTGGCTTTTTGTTCTACTCGCCGACCGGGACGCACCGCTGCCGAAGACCCGATGCTGCAACCGATTTTGTCGGCGGGGACGCGCTGGGTGACGGTGTTTGGGAAGTCGTGGGATCTGCACGTTGTCGAGGGGCTGAAGACCACGCTGGACGAAAACCTGGAGATGATCCGCGATACGCTGAGCTATTTCCGCAGCCAGGGGCGGCGCGTAATCTACGACGCAGAGCATTGGTTTGACGGGTATCGGCAAAATCCTGACTATGCGCTGGAAACCCTGGGGGCGGCGATCGCCGGAGGGGCGGAATGGCTCGTCCTCTGCGACACCAACGGCGGCACGCTGCCCCAAGACGTGGCCACGATTACCCGCGCGGTATCCAAATATATTGTCAATCACCTGGCTAGCCACCCGCTCGACCCCGATCGCCCTGCTCCCCAAATCGGCATCCATACCCACAATGACTCTGGCACGGCGGTGGCCAATGCCCTGGCGGCCGTGGGCGAGGGCGCACGCATGGTGCAGGGCACGATCAACGGCTACGGCGAGCGCTGCGGCAATGCCAACCTATGCACGCTGATCCCCAACCTCCAACTGAAGCTGGGCTATGCCTGCGTCCGTGAGGAGCAACTGGCCAAACTAACCGACACCAGCCGCCTGATCAGCGAGATTGTCAATCTGGCCCCGGACGACCACGCGCCATTTGTGGGACTATCTGCCTTTGCCCACAAGGGCGGCATCCACGTCAGCGCCGTAGAGCGCAACCCGCTGACCTACGAACACATCCGCCCAGAGCAGGTGGGCAACCGCCGCCGCATTGTGATTTCTGACCAGGCCGGGCTGAGCAATGTGCTGGCCAAGGCCCGCAGCTTTGGCATCGAGCTAGAAAAGGATGATCCCACCTGTCGCCATATTTTGCAGCACTTGAAAACGCTGGAAAACGA
The Thermoleptolyngbya sichuanensis A183 DNA segment above includes these coding regions:
- the cimA gene encoding citramalate synthase, with the protein product MTTAEPIWIYDTTLRDGAQREGLSLSLEDKLRIAHQLDQMGIPFIEGGWPGANPKDVQFFWQIKEEPLSQAEIVAFCSTRRPGRTAAEDPMLQPILSAGTRWVTVFGKSWDLHVVEGLKTTLDENLEMIRDTLSYFRSQGRRVIYDAEHWFDGYRQNPDYALETLGAAIAGGAEWLVLCDTNGGTLPQDVATITRAVSKYIVNHLASHPLDPDRPAPQIGIHTHNDSGTAVANALAAVGEGARMVQGTINGYGERCGNANLCTLIPNLQLKLGYACVREEQLAKLTDTSRLISEIVNLAPDDHAPFVGLSAFAHKGGIHVSAVERNPLTYEHIRPEQVGNRRRIVISDQAGLSNVLAKARSFGIELEKDDPTCRHILQHLKTLENEGYQFEAAEASFELLMREALGQRQRFFELQGFQARCDMAPEMNDGNSYALATIKVRIDGKDYLEAAEGNGPVSALDAALRKALVNVYPAIAQFHLTDYKVRILDGGAGTSAKTRVLVESSNGHQRWTTVGVSTNIIEASYQAVVEGLEYGLLLQNQAEAVLST